One window from the genome of Microbulbifer sp. ALW1 encodes:
- a CDS encoding biopolymer transporter ExbD: MININPPSKRDFSLANLAPDLTPLLDIIFIVLVFLLLTANVRLTSLPMDLPASERASAAMPSNPLTISLSNRGPDLWGIEDRGYSNQNAFEQALMAALVAGPERPVALASDRNVPVQRMLDLFALLQQQGVEVAEIALQPDAAQ, encoded by the coding sequence GTGATCAATATCAATCCACCCAGTAAGCGGGATTTTTCCCTGGCCAACCTGGCACCGGATCTAACGCCGCTGCTGGATATCATTTTTATCGTACTGGTGTTTCTGCTGCTCACCGCCAATGTGCGGCTGACCTCACTGCCTATGGATCTGCCCGCCAGTGAGCGCGCCAGCGCGGCCATGCCGTCCAATCCGCTAACGATTTCCCTGTCCAATCGCGGCCCGGATCTGTGGGGGATCGAGGATCGTGGCTACAGTAATCAGAACGCATTTGAACAGGCGCTGATGGCAGCGTTGGTAGCTGGCCCCGAACGCCCGGTGGCTCTGGCCAGTGATCGCAATGTACCGGTACAGCGCATGCTCGATCTGTTTGCGCTGTTGCAGCAGCAGGGCGTTGAAGTGGCCGAGATTGCCTTGCAGCCAGACGCTGCCCAATAA